The window CCGTTCAGCCGGACGACGCCTCGAGACGGGGTGCCAAGCCCGCAGACGACCTTCAGGATCGTCGACTTCCCGGCGCCGTTGGTGCCGAGCAGGGCCAGCGTCTCGCCGCGCCGGACGTCGAAGGCGACGTCGAACAGCACCTGCACGTTGCCGTAGGAGAAGTCGATGTTGTTGACCTGCAGCACCGGGATGTTCTCCGGGTCGGTCCGCTGCCGGTCGCGTTCGGCCAGCTCCTCCTGGAGATCCGCGACAACCAGCGACAGGTCGTTCTTCACGAAGGACGCGCCGCGGATCAGCATCAGGCCACCGACGAGGGTTGTCGGAACCCCGATCACCAGGACCGCCACCCGCGGGTCGTAGGCGTCGCTGAGCAGGCCGGACAGCAGCGCGCCGCCGGTCGCGCCGACGAAGAACATGTAGACGGCGGACATCGCGATGCCCAGGCCGCGCAGCCGGTAGGGCACCACGGACTGCATCACCGGGCCGACCATCGAGAACGCGACCGAGGCGAACACCGCGCCCGGAATGCTGGCCAGCATGAAGCCGATCCAGTTCGGCATGAACCACTGCACCGGCAGCAGTACCGCGCCCGGCAGCACGCACAGCCCGAGCAGCGCCACCGCCCGCGCGGGATCCCGGTGGTAGAGCCGGTCGTACCGCGGCCCGACGACCGGCAGCGCCAGGAGGAGCGCGGCGCCGCCGAGCGAACCCATCAGGCCCCGCTGGAAGGTCGACATCCCGTAGTGGTCCTCGGCCCACAGGTTCGCGAGGATGCTCGTCGTGAACAGGCTGAAGCCCAGCGCCGAGAAGGCAATGATCGCGGTCTTCACCGTGCGGATGCGCATCAGCCGGGCGAACGCCGCCTCCACCGAGATCGGCATCGGCTCGGCGTCCTCGATCACCTCCCCCAGCACCGACCTCATCTCGTGCTGGCCCCGTGGCGGCTCCGGTAACCGAAAGGCGACAACCGCCACGGCCATCGCGGGTAGGCCGAGGACCAGGAACGGCCAGCGCCAGCCATCGTCCCCGCCCGCCCAGGTCGCAATGGCCGCGACCAGCAGAGGGCTGAGGGCTCCCGCGGCACGGGCCGCACCGTAGGTCGTCGCCGAGATCCGCCCCCGCACCCCGATCGGATACACGTCCGCGAGCAGCGAGCCGTGAACCGAGTTGTTGCTCGACTTCGCCACCCCGACACCGAAGCGGGCCAGGAAGAACAGGAACGCGTTCGCGGCCAGCCCCGACGCGAGCACCATCAGCGAGAACGCGACACCCGCCCAGCCGATCACCCGGCTACGCCGGCACCGGTCCGCCAGCCATCCCATCGGCAGCGCACCCAGCACTAGGAAGGCACCGGCCGCGGCGGAGATGAACACGATCGCGCCGTCACTCAGGCCGAACGCGTCCCGGATGTCCGGCGCCAGCACCGCCAGGGCCGCCGACTCCAGTTCGTCCAACGCGGACAGCACCACCAGCGTCAGGAACGTGAAGGCGCCGCCCACGGCCAGCCCCTGACGCAGCGACAACGACTCACCGCCGACCCCCGGCAGCAGGTCGTCGGCGAAGATCACCTCGCGGCGCGCCTCAGCCTGGCGTTCCCGGCGTTCCGCCTCGGCGTCGATCAGGCCGGCCGCCAGCCCCGCGACCGACCGTGTCGGGCTCGTCTCCTGGGCGGCGGCTGGTGCCTGACTGGCCGGCACGGCGGCCACCCGCGCCGAGCCGGCTCGCGCGCTCACGGCTCGGTCCGATCGCGGCGGACCGCCGTTAATCCCGACTTCCTGTACACCCATGGCCTACTTTCCTGAGCTGGCGGCCGGTTCGACGGACGCTCATGGTCGCTGTTCGCGACGGTGGGAGAAACGTTCCGTCACGGCCGCTGTCTCGCCGGGAACGGGTCCGCGGCGTCGCGTGGTCGGGCCTCGATGCGGACAGTCGAGGGCGTGCATTCCCGCGCGGTGAGGGTGACGGACACCGTTCCCGGGGCCGTCGGGCGAATGACCGCGAGGGCCCGCCCGTCGAAGGTGGTCCGGGTGGTGTCGAAGAAGTTCTCCGTCGGCTTCGGGTCGGCGCTGCCGAATCCCTGGAGCTCCCCGGGTCCGGTCAGCTCGACGGACACCGGGCGGTCGGCGGTGTTGTAGAAGTTGCCGGCCTGGTCGACGAGGGTGATCGAGATGAAGGCGAGGTCGCCGTCATCGGCGCCGATCTCCGCACGGTCGGCCTCGACCCGGAGACGGACCTCGCCGGACGCCGAGCGCAGAACCGTGCGTCCGATTTCCTCGCCGTCGGTGTAGGCGACGGCGAGGATCTCGCCCGGCTCGTAGACGGTCTCGAACTCGGCTCTGAACCGGTTCTTCTCCCCCGCGGAGGCGATTCCCAGCGAGCGGCCGTTGACCAGGAGCTCGACCTCGTCCGCGGCCGAGTAGACGTCGACGTGGATCGGTCGGCCCTCGTGGCCGTCCCAGGTCCAGCTGGAGATCGAGTCGGTCCACGACCACCAGGTCGCCACCCTGACCGGCTGGCCGTGCCGTGCCGGCCGGTGCACGGCCAGGTACGGCTCGGAGCGCAGGCCGAAGACGATCTCACGGTAGTAGGAGGCGGGACGGCGATGCCCGGTGATGTCGAGGTCCCCGCACCACGCCGCGAGCCAGGGATAGGCCGCCTGGTGATCGGTCACGCTGGCGGTCGTGGTTCCCTCGCCCTGGTACTCGATCCGGCCGAGCCCCGGCTCGCCGAGATAGTCCCAGCCGGTCCAGGTGAAGTCGCCGATGACGTGGCTGTTGTCCTGGACGAGCCGCCAGTTCGTGTCGATGTCGGAGGGAAACGTCTCGGTCCCGAGAATGACCCGGTTCGGGAACAGCGCGCGATCCATCGCGTACCGCGATTCCAGGTAGTTGTAGCCGGCCACGTCGAGGTAGGACATGGCTTCCGCCGTCTTCGACGTGATGACGTCGGAGGTCATCAGGACCGGCATGAACTCCCGGAACTGGGTCATGAACGTGTTGACGTCGACATTCTCAGCGCTTTGCGGCTCGGATCCACCGGCGAACGCGGCGAACAACTCCGGACCGCCGGCCAGCAGCCCGTTGACGGCGTTCGTGACCAGCCGCGTGCCATCCAGCGCGCGCACCTTCTCGGCGATCCGCCGCCCCAGCGCCGCACCGGCGGCGCTGCCCGTCTCGGGAATCTCGTTGCCGATCGAGTAGAGGACGACGCTGGGATGGTTGAAGTCCTTGTCCACCATCGCACGCACGTCCGACTCCCACCACGTGGTGAAGTCGAGGGCGTAGTCCTCGCCGGACTTCGACCTTGTCCACGTGTCGAAGAGCTCGTCCACCACGAGCATGCCCAGCCGGTCGCAGGCGTCGAGCAGCGCCTTGCTGATCGGGTTGTGCCCGCTGCGGATCGCGTTGAAGCCGGCCTGTTTCAGGATCTCGACCCGGCGTTCCTCCGCCCGGTCGATCGTGGCCGCGCCGATGACGCCGTTGTCATGGTGGATGCACGCGCCGCGCAGCTTCACCGTTCGCCCGTTGAGCCGGAAGCCACGGTGTGGGTCGACGCCGAGGGTGCGGATGCCGAACCGCGTCAGGTCCTCGTCGAGCAGCTCGTCGCCGGCGCGCACGCTGGTCCGGCAGGTGTAGAGGAAAGGATCATCGACGCTCCACAGGCCTGGCTCCGCGACGGTCAGCCGCTGGCGCACGGTCTCGGTGGTGCCGGGGAAGAGAGTCGCCGGAGCGACGTCCTTGCCGACGACCGCGCCGTCCACGTCCACGATCTCCGTGACGACATCGACGGTTCGGGTGACCGCGGCCTCGTTGCGCACCTCGGTCGACACCGTGACGACGGCGAACTCGTCGTCTACGACCGGAGTCGTGACGCGCACGCCGTCCGGGGCCACATACACCAGGCCACCGAGAAGGATCTTCACGTTGCGGTAGATGCCACCACCGGAGTACCAGCGCGTGTCGTCCTGGCTACGCGCGTCGACCAGGATCTCGTTGTCCTGGCCGTACCGCAGCAGATGATCGGCACGCATCTGGAAGTTCGAGTACCCATTAGCGCACCGCCCCGCCAGGTCACCGTTCAGGTACACCCGGGCGTTTCGGTAGACCCCTTCGAACTCGAAGGTGACCCGGCGGTGCCGGTACTCGTCGGGCACGAAGAACGTCTTCTTGTACTCGTAGGCCCCGGCCGGGAAGTAGCCGCGCTGCGCCGCCGTCGTGTCGGTGCTGTCGCGTTCGCCGTGCACCATCGCGTCGTGCGGCAGTCGGACCGGCTCCCAGCCGGTGTCGGCCTGCCCCAGGATCGTCAGGAACGCCTCGGCCTTCGGCCGGAAGAACCAGCCGTCGTTGAACGATGTGCGAATCAACCGACGCCCCTCTGATTGCACGTGGAATTCGGCGGTGACACCCCGCCCGCGCCGGCGAAGCCGTCTCGGAAGCCGCCGATGGCGTGCTCCTGGATCCGCCACGGCCCGGGTGCCCCAGGCCACTTGCACGAGCAAGTGGCGCGGGACGCAAGCTAACATCGATGGACTTGCACGTGCAAGTCGGACAGCGGCCACGCCAGCGGGACGAGAGACAGGAGACAGGCGGCCATGCCAGAGGCAAGCATCGGACGCCGTGTCACAGCCGTGGACGTCGCTCGCGAGGCCGGGGTCTCGCGAGCCACCGTGGGATACGTCCTGAACGCCACCCCAGGACAGACGATCCCGCAGACCACCCGCCTACGCGTGCTCGACGCCGCGACCCGGCTCGGCTACCGGCCGAACAGCGCCGCGCGCGCCCTGGTCAGCGGCCGAAGCAGGATCATCCTGCTCGTCCTGCCCGACTGGCCTCAGGAGTTCAGGTTCAGACACTTCCTGGACGAGGCATCCCTCGCCCTGGACGAGTCCGGCTACTCACTCGTCACCTACACCCGCCATCCCGGCACCCGCAGCCGACCGCTGTGGGAGTCACTCAACCCCGACCTCGTGATCGGCCTGGTCCCGTTCGACCCCGAGGACGTCGCCTCGATGCGCAGCTGCGGGATCACCAGACTGTTCCCAGACCCCGACAGCGACGACCCGGCCAACATCTCGACTGCGGTCAGCGCCGGACCGGAACTCCAGGTCGACCACCTGATCGACCGAGGCCACAGCCGGCTGGTATACGCCACGTTCAAGGAACCACCCCCATACTCGCTGGTCCTGGCGCGCCACCGCGCCGCAGGCGAACGCGCCCGCTCGCACAACCTGCCCGCACCCGACCTCGTCCAGATCGACCACCGGGACGGGTCCGCCGACAACGCGATCCGCCGGTGGCGCGACACGGGCATCACGGCCGTCATCGCCTTCAACGACCTCGTCGCCGCGGCCGTCGTGGGCGCCGCCGTCACCGCGGGGCTACGGATACCCGAGGACATCGCCGTCATCGGACACGACGACAGCCCACTGGCCGCCCTACTAGTCCCCCCACTGACGACCATACGGTTCGACACCCCCACCCTCGGGCGCGACTTCACCGACTTCGCCCTCCACAAACTAGAAGGCCGACCCCGACAGAACCCAACCCCCTCCCACCGCGCCACCCTCATACACCGCAAAACCACCTAAAACGGAACCCGCAAGGCCACGCCTGCGGATCCACGGGGATTCACTAAATCAACTGATCTTCATTCGCGACCGAAATACGCGAGGACCGACATGCATTTATGTAGGCGACGATTAGTCTTAGGGGCAGCGATCGCGGTCATGGCTGCCGCGGCCACCGACTGCGCCACGCCGAGCAGTGGAGGCGGCGCGAACACGCCCTGCGACTCGCCCGGAGTCACACCGAACCAGGTGACACTGGGATTCGTCTATCCCGCGTCGGGAGGGTCGAGTTCCCCGCTCTCCACGGCCCGTGCCGGTATTGACGCCAGAATCGGCCTCGCCAATGAGCAGGGCGGCGTCCACGGCCGACGGATCGCTTACCAGTGGCGAGACGATGGAGGGACCCCGTCCGTCGCCACGGTCGCGGTCGACGACCTTGTCCAACGCCAGCAGGTCTTCGGGCTCGTGACCGCCAGTGCCACCCTCGGTGATTCCCTCAACCACCTCACGAGCCTGGGAGTGCCCGTCACCGGCATCTCCATCGAACCTGCCTGGGCCGGGCGCAAGAACATGTTCTCTTTCATCTACGCCGCATCACCGGCCGTTGTCGGCCAGTACATCCGGGCTGCTCATGGCACCAGGGTCGCGGTCATCACCGGGAGCGACTCGGCGGCAAGCTCCGACGCCACGACCGCGTATTTGGAGGGCCTACGGGCGGCGGGCGTCAGCACCTTCGAGACGTTTCCTTACACCGGCATCGGCAGTCCCGACCAGGTAGCCAGAAAGATCATGACATTCGGCGCCGACGCCCTGCTGGGGATCGTCGCGCCACACGACTTCGGGCAGGTCGTACAGGCGACGCGAGCCGCGGGCGCGCAACTGGCCGTCAGTGTCGTGCTCACCGGCTACGACCGCAGCATTCTGGCATCCGACGGTCCGGCACTCGCCGGTGTGTCGATACCGATCTTCTTCCGCCCGTTCGAAGCAGGCGGCCCAGCAATGCAGCGTTACCAGAGCGCCATGGCCCGCTACGCCCCGGAGTCCGGCGGCACCGACCAGCAGTTCGCGATGTTCACCTACATCAACACCGATCTGCTCCTACGCGGACTCGACCTCGCTGGCCCCTGCCCCACCCGTGAGGGCTTCATCAGCGCCCTGCGAAGCGTTACCGCCTACGACGCGGACAGCCTCGTCGCACCCGTCGACCTCAGCGACTACACGGGCAAACCACTGTCCTGCCATGCCTTCGTCCAGGTCTCGCCCGACGGTGCCTCGTTCCAGGCCGTCCGTGACCGCGTCTGCGCCGACGGCAGCACCGGCTGAGCGTCGCCCGGATGGGCGCTGCCGCGTCCCGAGAAATCGGGACGCGGCAGCCCTTCGAGATCCTCGCCGCCTGCCACCGCCGAATCGAGCGCTGGCACCATCAGACCGGCCTTCAGCACCAGGGGTCAGCGGAGGTCGTTCCACTGCGGGCACCGACCCCGATAAGGCAGAAGGCCCAGACGGGCTTGACGGTCGCCTCGACCGATTCGGCGGGTCCGAAACCGTCTCGGCGATAGGCCGCCATGACGACCTTACCGATGAGCGTGGCATCACGGTCGACATCCGCCGGAGCAAGGGTCGCGGCTGCCGTCTAGTGGTCGTGGTGCTGTGACCGCACACATCCGCAGACGACTCGACGGTCAACGAGCCCTCCCTCGCCGTGGATCAGCCTGGCAGCGATACCGGACGGCGGTGAGCCGGCCGTAGACGATGCTCCTGCTCGAGCCGCCACGCCTGGCGTGGTCGGGGCCTATTCCTCCACGCCAGGCGCGGACGGCAGCTCATGCATCGGGAAGCCGAACTACATGCCAGTCGTCCGCAACACGGCCAAGCGCACTTCGGCTTTCAGGCGGTGCAGGCGGCCGTCCTGGCGGATACACGAATCAACCGAGTGCCCTGACCGGCGGCAGAATCCCTGCCGCCAGGAGGCAGCAGTTCAGCCTGATCGCCACAGGCAGAAGTCGATGGGCGGGCGCACACCATCTCCAAGCGCGAACCCTATGAATTGCGCGCGCCAACGCCAAAGAGAAGCTATCACCCATCACTAGCGCGCACAAGTCAGATGCGGCCCGGAAGTCATTTGAGGTACGTCAACTGGTCCCGTTGCTGTCGCCGACGGAAGGGTGTCAGTGAATTGGGCGGCCTACAGGCGTGCGTAGGCGCCACCCTCGTCGATGAGCTGGTCGTGGGTGCCCTGCTCGACGACGGCGCCGTCCTCCATGACGACGATGGCGTCGGCGTCTCGGATCTTGGAAAGCCGGCGCGCTATGACGAACGCGGTGCGCCCTTCGAGCAGTGCAGCGGTCGCCTGCTCTATGAGGGCCTCGGTACGGGTGTCGACGGAACTGGTCGCCT of the Pseudofrankia saprophytica genome contains:
- a CDS encoding ATP-binding protein — protein: MGVQEVGINGGPPRSDRAVSARAGSARVAAVPASQAPAAAQETSPTRSVAGLAAGLIDAEAERRERQAEARREVIFADDLLPGVGGESLSLRQGLAVGGAFTFLTLVVLSALDELESAALAVLAPDIRDAFGLSDGAIVFISAAAGAFLVLGALPMGWLADRCRRSRVIGWAGVAFSLMVLASGLAANAFLFFLARFGVGVAKSSNNSVHGSLLADVYPIGVRGRISATTYGAARAAGALSPLLVAAIATWAGGDDGWRWPFLVLGLPAMAVAVVAFRLPEPPRGQHEMRSVLGEVIEDAEPMPISVEAAFARLMRIRTVKTAIIAFSALGFSLFTTSILANLWAEDHYGMSTFQRGLMGSLGGAALLLALPVVGPRYDRLYHRDPARAVALLGLCVLPGAVLLPVQWFMPNWIGFMLASIPGAVFASVAFSMVGPVMQSVVPYRLRGLGIAMSAVYMFFVGATGGALLSGLLSDAYDPRVAVLVIGVPTTLVGGLMLIRGASFVKNDLSLVVADLQEELAERDRQRTDPENIPVLQVNNIDFSYGNVQVLFDVAFDVRRGETLALLGTNGAGKSTILKVVCGLGTPSRGVVRLNGRTITYVAPEQRGRYGVRLMPGGKGVFGAMTVQENLEMSAFQLRRDGAGRDRRFAYVLDLFPDLAGRLSQRAGSLSGGQQQMLALAMVLLHDPEVLLIDELSLGLSPIVVQDLLAILERLKADGLTIILVEQSLNIALAIADRAVFLEKGQVRFTGPARELAERDDLARAVFLGREGG
- a CDS encoding glycoside hydrolase family 2 TIM barrel-domain containing protein; this encodes MIRTSFNDGWFFRPKAEAFLTILGQADTGWEPVRLPHDAMVHGERDSTDTTAAQRGYFPAGAYEYKKTFFVPDEYRHRRVTFEFEGVYRNARVYLNGDLAGRCANGYSNFQMRADHLLRYGQDNEILVDARSQDDTRWYSGGGIYRNVKILLGGLVYVAPDGVRVTTPVVDDEFAVVTVSTEVRNEAAVTRTVDVVTEIVDVDGAVVGKDVAPATLFPGTTETVRQRLTVAEPGLWSVDDPFLYTCRTSVRAGDELLDEDLTRFGIRTLGVDPHRGFRLNGRTVKLRGACIHHDNGVIGAATIDRAEERRVEILKQAGFNAIRSGHNPISKALLDACDRLGMLVVDELFDTWTRSKSGEDYALDFTTWWESDVRAMVDKDFNHPSVVLYSIGNEIPETGSAAGAALGRRIAEKVRALDGTRLVTNAVNGLLAGGPELFAAFAGGSEPQSAENVDVNTFMTQFREFMPVLMTSDVITSKTAEAMSYLDVAGYNYLESRYAMDRALFPNRVILGTETFPSDIDTNWRLVQDNSHVIGDFTWTGWDYLGEPGLGRIEYQGEGTTTASVTDHQAAYPWLAAWCGDLDITGHRRPASYYREIVFGLRSEPYLAVHRPARHGQPVRVATWWSWTDSISSWTWDGHEGRPIHVDVYSAADEVELLVNGRSLGIASAGEKNRFRAEFETVYEPGEILAVAYTDGEEIGRTVLRSASGEVRLRVEADRAEIGADDGDLAFISITLVDQAGNFYNTADRPVSVELTGPGELQGFGSADPKPTENFFDTTRTTFDGRALAVIRPTAPGTVSVTLTARECTPSTVRIEARPRDAADPFPARQRP
- a CDS encoding LacI family DNA-binding transcriptional regulator — its product is MPEASIGRRVTAVDVAREAGVSRATVGYVLNATPGQTIPQTTRLRVLDAATRLGYRPNSAARALVSGRSRIILLVLPDWPQEFRFRHFLDEASLALDESGYSLVTYTRHPGTRSRPLWESLNPDLVIGLVPFDPEDVASMRSCGITRLFPDPDSDDPANISTAVSAGPELQVDHLIDRGHSRLVYATFKEPPPYSLVLARHRAAGERARSHNLPAPDLVQIDHRDGSADNAIRRWRDTGITAVIAFNDLVAAAVVGAAVTAGLRIPEDIAVIGHDDSPLAALLVPPLTTIRFDTPTLGRDFTDFALHKLEGRPRQNPTPSHRATLIHRKTT
- a CDS encoding ABC transporter substrate-binding protein, which gives rise to MHLCRRRLVLGAAIAVMAAAATDCATPSSGGGANTPCDSPGVTPNQVTLGFVYPASGGSSSPLSTARAGIDARIGLANEQGGVHGRRIAYQWRDDGGTPSVATVAVDDLVQRQQVFGLVTASATLGDSLNHLTSLGVPVTGISIEPAWAGRKNMFSFIYAASPAVVGQYIRAAHGTRVAVITGSDSAASSDATTAYLEGLRAAGVSTFETFPYTGIGSPDQVARKIMTFGADALLGIVAPHDFGQVVQATRAAGAQLAVSVVLTGYDRSILASDGPALAGVSIPIFFRPFEAGGPAMQRYQSAMARYAPESGGTDQQFAMFTYINTDLLLRGLDLAGPCPTREGFISALRSVTAYDADSLVAPVDLSDYTGKPLSCHAFVQVSPDGASFQAVRDRVCADGSTG